One window from the genome of Amycolatopsis sp. NBC_01480 encodes:
- a CDS encoding nuclear transport factor 2 family protein, translating into MSEKLTDPAVLAFVTALNSGDRTAFRAALTDDAAMSDDGTERDLEDWTEREIFSSQGHLDTDSLESVAEGGRSFVTTYSNATWGGMRTRWHFVVRDGKIARFETGQA; encoded by the coding sequence ATGAGCGAGAAACTGACCGACCCCGCCGTGCTGGCCTTCGTGACTGCGCTGAACTCGGGTGACCGGACGGCGTTCCGCGCCGCGCTCACCGACGACGCCGCGATGTCCGACGACGGCACGGAACGGGACCTCGAAGACTGGACCGAGCGCGAGATCTTCAGCTCCCAGGGCCATCTCGACACGGATTCGCTGGAGTCCGTGGCCGAGGGCGGCCGGTCGTTCGTGACGACCTACTCCAACGCCACCTGGGGCGGCATGCGCACCCGCTGGCACTTCGTGGTGCGCGACGGGAAGATCGCGCGCTTCGAGACCGGGCAGGCCTGA
- a CDS encoding IclR family transcriptional regulator: protein MGQHSGIGVLDKAVAVLQAVAEDPCGLAELCTRTGLPRATAHRLAVGLEVHRLLRRGPDGRWRPGTALAELAGGSTDPLLDAAGSVLPKLRDITGESVQLYRRDGVQRVCVSTAEPPSGLRDTVPIGSRLPMTAGSGAKVLAAWSDPHTQRTILADAVYGERTLLEVRRRGWAQSVAEREPGVASVSAPVRDSSGTVVAAVSVSGPVERIGRKPGARWAADLLAAADALQERL from the coding sequence GTTGCAGGCCGTGGCCGAAGACCCCTGTGGGCTAGCGGAACTGTGCACCCGCACGGGGTTGCCGAGAGCGACAGCGCACCGCCTCGCGGTGGGCCTTGAGGTGCATCGCCTGCTGCGCAGGGGTCCGGACGGCCGTTGGCGGCCGGGCACCGCGCTCGCGGAACTGGCGGGCGGTTCGACCGACCCCCTGCTCGACGCGGCGGGTTCGGTGCTGCCCAAGCTCCGGGACATCACCGGCGAAAGCGTGCAGCTGTACCGGCGTGACGGCGTTCAGCGGGTGTGCGTCTCGACGGCCGAGCCGCCGAGTGGCCTGCGCGACACCGTCCCGATCGGCTCCCGGCTGCCGATGACGGCCGGCTCCGGCGCGAAGGTCCTTGCGGCGTGGTCGGATCCGCACACCCAGCGCACGATCCTGGCCGACGCCGTCTACGGCGAGCGCACGCTGCTGGAGGTCCGCCGGCGCGGCTGGGCGCAGAGCGTCGCCGAACGGGAACCGGGTGTGGCGAGCGTTTCGGCGCCGGTGCGCGATTCGTCCGGGACCGTGGTGGCCGCGGTCTCGGTTTCCGGTCCGGTCGAACGGATCGGCCGCAAGCCGGGCGCCCGCTGGGCCGCCGACCTCCTCGCGGCCGCCGACGCGCTGCAAGAGCGCCTCTGA